The genomic DNA TTCCAGTCCGTGCGGAACGAATAATGATTCAGCCAATCCCCCATGATCCAGCCCGAAAGCGGAAGGGCGATGACAACAGCAATAGCAATCAACAGGAAGAACTCTCGCCCCAATTCAAAGAAAAGCTGCCTCCGGGAAGCTCCCAGAACCTTCCGGATTCCCATCTCCCGGATACGAGTCGAACAAGAAAACATAACCAGAACAGCCAATCCCATACAAGAGATAAAGATCGCCAATATCGCAAAAAGCGCCACAATCAACCCAAACACTTCATCCTGTCGGTATTGCTGATCAAAAAACTGGTCGAGAAAGAAATAATCATAGCTGGAATCCGGGAAATAACGTTCCCACGCTCCTTCGACCTGTTTCACGAGATCACGCGGGTTACCGTTCTCCATAACGACAGAGATATAACGTTGTTTCATCCAGCTCAATTTCTCATGCAGGGCAAACAAGATCGGCGTAAAATCTTTGTTAAGCGATTGTTGATGATAATCCTTCACGACCCCGATAATCTGCATCGGCTGATCGACGGTTTCGACAGACAAGCGTTGCCCCAAAGCGGCATCGGACGATTCGAATCCCAACGTACGGACAGCCGATTCGTTCAGGACGATCTTATAAACATCTCCCCCGTAATCTTCGGAAAAACCACGGCCGGAAACGAACTTCAGATCATAAGCTTCCAGAAAAAACTCATCGCAGTTCAACATCTCCAACAGGCGCGTCTGCTTCGTCACATCACTTTCGCGGACGATGGACAGGAAATCGGTTACCTCCGTTCCGGGAACTGCACCAGAAACCGTCACCGCCCTGACGGAGGGCAATAACGCCACCTCTTTCTTAAATGCCTCCAACTTCATAGCCAGTTCCTCGCATTGCGCCGGGAACTTAAGAACCAGCGTCTGGTCCACCCGTACCCCCAAAGAAGCATTCCGCATATATTGAAGTTGCGCATACACGATCAACGTCCCGCAAAGCAACACCAGAGAAGCCGTGTATTGCAACACCACCAAAACCTTGCGGGTGACCGTCGCCCCATGCGTATGGGTAAACTTTCCTTTCAACATCCGGATCGGCTTGATGCCGGACAAAACCGTCGCCGGGTAAAAGCCGGACAGAAACACACCGGCAGCAAAGATCAGCAACAGATACCACCCCAGTGAAGTCGTAAACCAGACGGAAAAACTCAGATCCCGTCCCGTCTGGTTATTGAAAGAAGGCATCAACGCCTCCATCAGCCCGATAGCCAGGATAAAAGCAATACTATTCGTCACCAACGATTCGAAAAGGAACTGTGAAATAACCTGCCTCCGGCTTGCCCCCGAAGCCCGACGTATACCGATCTCTTTGGCTCGTTCCATCGAACGGGCTACCGTCATATTGATATAATTGATCCAAGCAATACAAAGGATAGCAAGTGCCGTACAGATCAACACCCAGATAGAAGAACGATTCCCCTTCACCTCCGGCTCATAAGCTTTCTGCGGATTCAGATGGATATCGCGGAGGTTCGTCAACTGGATCGCCCAAGTTTTATTCTTCAATGCCTCTTCCGTCTTATACTTCTCCGCCATTACTGGAAAATCCTCTTCCACCTGCGTTTTCAGGTTCGCCGACTTCAGCAAGACATACGAATAGACTTCGTGGCGATACCAATATTCATCCATCCACTTCGGGAGCGTCTTGTAGGAGATCAGCAGATTATAGCGAATATGCGTATTGATCGGCATATCTTCCATTATACCCGTCACTTCGCAAGCTTCCTCTCCTATATTGCTTCGGAAGATCAGGATTTTCCCGATCGGGTCCGCTCCCTTGAAATATTTCCGGGCAATACGTTCGGTGATAACTACCTTGTTCGGTCCGTCCAGACAACTTTCTTTATTTCCCTTCAAGAGTTTGAAGTCAAAGAAATCGAAAAAGTTAGCTTCCGCATAGCCTATACCTGTCTCCCGATATAGCAGTTCGTTGTATTTCACGACCTGCTCCGGATAATACTGGCTTCCAACACGTGTATAAGCCTCGACAGCACTCATGTTTTGCTTCATAGCCGTAGCATAGCCGGCAGACGAACTGGCCCAATCATCCGTCAGCTCCCCGTTCTCATAAAACCGGGCTTCAACCCTGAAGATACGATCCTGCCGGCTGTGCATATCGTCGTAGCTGTATTCGAAAGCCACATAGGTCAGGATCAGCAAGGCTGCCGCCATGCCGATCGCCAGACCGACTATATTGACGACACTGAAACCTTTCTTTTTAGTAAGGCTGCGCCACGCACAGTTCCAATAGTTTGTTACTATCATTATGATGAAGATTTTCAAAGATGAATATTCAGGAAACGACCCGGCCGTCCAAAAGATGGATAATCCGGTGTGCGAAGCTGGCATCCCGTTCCGAGTGCGTGACCATGACGATCGTCGTCCCCTGCCCGTTCAGTTCTCGAAGTAATTCCATCACCTCCGCCCCGTTTGTCGAATCCAGGTTTCCCGTCGGTTCGTCGGCAAGGATCAGCGGACAATCCGTCACCACGGCGCGCGCTATCGCCACACGTTGCTGTTGTCCGCCGGATAGCTGCTGCGGAAAATGTCCGGCACGATGGGCGATATTCATCCGGTCGAGGACTTCCATCACCTTCCGCTTGCGTTCGGACTTCCGGCAGCCAAGATAAACCAACGGCAGTTCCACATTCTCGAAGACTGTCAGCTCGTCTATCAGGTTGAAACTCTGGAATACGAAACCGATATTCCCTTTACGGAAAGCCGTCAACTGGCTCTCTCCCATATTGTCTATCTCCTTGCCGTTAAAGAAATATTTGCCGGAAGTCGGCGAATCAAGCGTTCCCAAGATATTCAATAAGGTCGACTTGCCACAGCCAGAAGGCCCCATAATGGCCACAAACTCACTCTGTTTGACCTCGATGTTCACCTCGTTCAATGCTTTCGTCTGCACCTCCTCGGTGGTGAAGACCATAGACAGATTCTCTGTTTTAATCATATTATATTTATTTAAATCATTCGTTCCTGAGAATACGCATCGGCTTCAACCGAACCACACGCCACACCTGTCTGACTACCGTCAAGAAAGCGATACACATCAACAACACAAATGCGACTCCGTACACCCACCAAGGCAACACGATATGAAAAGCATAACTCTCCAGCCATCCGTTCATCAAAACCACAGAAACAGGAAGTCCCAATACAGTGGCCAGCACCGTAAGAAGTAGCAGTTCACGTGTCAAAACAACAAAAAGACTTATTTTACCGGCTCCCAAAACCTTCCGTATCCCAACCTCTTTCACTCGTGCCAGAGTAGAAAAAAGCGTCACGACCCATAATCCCAAACAGGCCACAAAGACTGCCAATAATGACGCACTGGCAAAAATCCAACCGAAATTGCGATCCGACTTATACAAGCTATCCTGATAATCATCGAGATAGAAATAAGAAAAAAGGGCGGACGGAAAATAAGTCCGGTACATTTGTTCCACTTCAGCCAAGCGGTCAGAATTGACCGAGCCATCCATCTTGACGGATATATAAGGAGTCGCAATAAACGGGACCCGCTCTTTCAGGAAAAAGAGGATCGGCTTATACGGTTCCGCAAGCGACTGCTGATGATAATTTTTCACAACCCCGACAACTTCGAGTGGATCTTCCAGCACTTCCATCTCCAACTGCTTTCCTAACGCCTCTTCCGGAGAAGGATAACCAAGCAGACGCACCGCCTCTTCGTTCAGGACGACCTTATTCCGTTCATTGCCGTATGCTTCCGAGAAACCACGTCCACAAAGCATTTCCGGCGAATAAAGCGCCAGATAATCATAATCGACAGCAAACATCTGTATCAGCTTCACTTCGGATGGATCGCTGCCGTAAGGACGATTGGTAAAGTAGTTCGCCACCTCAACGCCCGGCACAGCACCGGAAATAGAGACACGGACAACATAAGGTATCTGTCCCAACCGTTTCTTGAAACTCTCCATTTTGACGGACATATCATCGGTAAAAGCCGGATATTTCACCACCAGTACCCGGTTCGAAGAAGCGGAAGAAGTCTCCTGCTGCATATAACGAACCTGTCCGATCACCACCAACGTACCGGAAACCAGAACGAAAGAAGCAAGAAACTGAGCCACAATCAACATCTTCCGCATCCGGTTTCCCTTACGGCCATGCAGTAATTTTCCTCGCATGATATCCGCTGGACGGATGCGTGTCAGCAGGAATGAAGGATACAGTCCGGTAAACAAAGTTCCCCCTATAAAACACGCTGCCGCCATACTCCAGAATTCCGGCAAACGGAACGCGCCGGCAGCAAAATCCAATCCTACCCAACGGCAGACAAAAGGCAACAGTACCTCGACCCACCCGAGAGCCAAGATCAAAGCCGACAAGTTCAACAACCCTGCTTCCAGCAATCCTTGCAGGATCACCTGCCGGCGGGAAGCCCCGAACGCCTTGCGAATACCAAACTCCCTGCCACGTTCCAGATAACGGGCAACCGTCAGGTTCAGCGCGTTCACCCAGCCGATCAGTAAAAGGGCGACTACCATCACCGAAAGGATACGTACAGCCATACGACTACCTTTCGCCTCTTTCTCATAAGACTTACGGGGAGTCAGATGAATATCCCGCAAACGAACCAGTTCAACCCTCCAGTCCTTATGTTTCAATGCCGCCGTCTTATATTTTTCAGAGATGGAATGGAAAGCCGCTTCAATATCGCCCGGTTTCTTTCCCGGTTCAAGCCGGACATACGTATAGACACCGTGGATATACCAAATATCGCGCCTTGCCTCCGGAATAGTCGAATAAGACAACAGGAAGTCATAATGCAGATGCGAATTATAAGGCATATCGGCAATCACGCCCGTCACCTCGAAATGCTGTTCGGACGAAGATGTACGGAAAGTCAGCACTTTGCCGATAGGATCACCACCGGCAAAATAACGACGTGCAGCACTTTCGGTAATCACCATCGTATTCGGACGGACCAACTGTCCACCCTTCTCCCCCTTGAGGATCGGGAAATTGAAGAGATCGAAAAAAGCCGGTTCGGTATAACAGTACTGTTCTTCGATAAACTGCCGGTCACCGAACGTCACCTCTTGTCCGCGATCTTGTGCCGTCACACGTACATACTGCTCTATGCCCGGAATCTCGCGATACATGGCGGGAGCATGCCCGAAAGAAGTCGTCGCCCAATTATCCGTCAAGGTTGCCCCTTCATAAAGACGGCTCTCCACACGGTAGATGCGATCCCCGTCGTGGAACGAATCGAAACTCAATTCGAACCGTACATAGAGCATAATCAGCAGCGCCGCGCCAACACAAACGGAAAGACCGAACACATTCAGGGCGGAAAGAGACTTCCGCGCCCGTTGGCTTTTGATTACTTGAGACCAATATTCCATCAGCGTAAAATTAATCGTTCATTCTCACCAAACAAGTCATATCCGGAAATAATCACCTTCTCTCCCGGTTGCAACCCTTCCACAACCTCGTAATACTGCGGGTTCTGACGGCCGATACGGACAGGGCGGCGGCGAGCTGTCTTTCCTTCTTCATCTACCACATACATGTACTCGCCGCCGCTTGCTTGGTAGAAGCTACCACGTGGGACGATCACCGCCGGCACGGGATCGCCCAGTTGCAGGTTCAGGTGGTAGGTTTGCCCGGCACGGATATTCTCCGGCCGGCCGGAGACAAAATGCAGGTCGGTGCGAAACTGTCCTTCCCGCACTTCGGGATAGACTTTCGTCACCTCCATATCGTACTTCTTTCCTTCACGTTCGAAGCTCGCAGGGAGACCGGGCATGACACGTTCCACATAGTGCTCGTCAATCTTGGCTTCCACCTTCAGTTCGGGCGTGATCACCTGGCCGATACGTTCGCCCTGGGCGATGGACTGGCCGATCTGGGCCTCCAGGTTTCCTAACTGCCCGTCGACGGGAGCCTTCACTTTCAGGTTTTCCAGTCGCCCGCGAACCAAGGCAAGGCTCTTCTTCATATTCCGGATGTTCTCGTCCAGGCTCTGTAGCTGGCTGCTGCGGAACAGGTCGTCCTGCTTGATCCGTTCGTCCACAACGGCCAACTGTCCGAGGGCGGCCTCGTAATCTTCCTCAGCCTGCAAGTAATCTTCGCGGGCCAGCAGGTTCTTCTTATACAGGCGTTCGTATTGCCTGAAACGGCGTTCCTTCTGCACCAATTCCTTACTCAGGCCGATACGGTCCTGTTTCAGCCGGAGATGTTCCTGCTCCATGCTGAGACGGGTGTTGCGAAGTTCGTTTTCCTGATAGGCCAAGTCGGCTTCGCTTTGCAGGATGCCGATGTTCAGGAGCGGGTTACTGAGGCGGAGGATCACGTCGCCCGCCCGCACCTGCGCCCCTTCCTCGATCAGGCGTTCTTCGACGCGCCCACCCTCGATGGCGTCAAGATAGATGATACGATCCGGCAGTACCTGCCCGATAACCCGGATGTAGTCGTTGAACTCTCCTTTCTGCACGGTAGCGATCGTAATGCGTTCTTTCTCCACTTTCAGGGAAGAGGAAGTATCACGAAAAAGAAGCCAAAGCAGGCAAAGCAGCCCGACGGCAATTCCTATCAAGGAATAGATGTGTTTCTTCTTAAACCGGGACTTCCGCTCAATACGGGTGTCCATGCTATTGATTGCCATTCTTGTTGTATTTATTCGGTTCCTAAAAATGAGCCTGTGCGGTAGAAGTCTACCGTGCGGCTTTTCAACTCATACTGCAAACGGGTGCGCGACAGTTCTGCCTTGGCCAGTATATAGAGGTTCCGCTTCTCCATCAGTTCGAACACGGAGATCATCCCCTCCTCCCATTTCTCCTCGCTCTCTTTCAGCGTGACGGTGGAAGTGCGGAGTTGTTCGACCGCCTGACGGTGTTCCTCGGCGGCAGCCCGGAGTGAAAGGCAGGCGTCGTCTATTTCCTTGTAGAGGCTGAGGCGTTGCTGCTCGTTCTCGTTCCGTATCCTTTGCAGGCGGAAACGTTCCTTCCGGACATCTGTCAGGCGGGAAAGTCCGCTGAACAGAGGCAGCGAGACGCTCACGCCGATATATTTGTTCATGTTATTCTTCAACTGGTCTTTGATCGGGATGATCTCGCCCAGGTCATCCCGTTCCGTGTCGTAGTAACCGGAATAGAGGCTGAATTCCGCCCTGATGGAAGGAGAAAAAGCCCCGGACGCTATTGCCAGTGACTTGCGGGAAGCTTTCTCCCTCAGTTCCATAGCCCGGAATTCCGGCAGGGATGTTTCGGAGGCGGCATAGATCTCGTTAGATTCCAGTACAGGAAGCACGGGAAGTTCGCCCTCCCCGCCGGGAGAGATCGCCAGCGTATCGGTATCCCGCATATTCAGCAGTTCCTTCAGGGCAAGTAATGAGAGGCGGCAACCGTTCGCCTTCACCGTCTCCTGGTAAATATCAGATTGCAGGCGCGCCTTCACCTCCTGCAAATCAGAAGGGGAACGCATGCCAAGATCCACATATTCGAGCATCTGCTCGTGATAGCGTTCGCTCAACTTCCGCTGCTCGACAGCAAGCTCGTACATCTTCTTATCGAAGCAGAGGCGATAGAAAGCATCCATCACCTCGAAGGCAATCCGGTTCTCCTCGATCTGCTCCGTGAGGCCGCCGATCTGCTTGTTCAGTTTGCGGAACTGCAACCGGTTGACGCGCGTAAAGCCGTCGAACACCGGAAGCGAGACATTCAGCCCCATCGTGCTCTCTAAAAAGGAAGAGGAAGTATAGAGGTTCGTTTTCGGGTCCACCGAACGCCCCAAACGTTTGCCCAATGCGCCGGTAGCACTTACTGAGGGCAGGAAATCACCATAGGCGGCGGTAAGGTCTTCCCCGGCAATCCGTGTATCCAGGCGACTGTTCCGCACGCGGTAGTTCTGTTCGACGGCATAGCGCATGCAGTCATCCACCGTCCAGCCGGACTGCGCCCGCAGGTTTCCCGGCGAAGCCAGGAAGACGAGAAGAAAAAGAGACAAACCTCGTTTGATCGTTATCTGTGCATTCATCATGACAGAAAGAAAGCAAACGACGTGCCAGAAATGTAACATTCAGACTATCAAAAGCATTTCAAAAACACCTCTCGCCAACCGTCCAATTTTTGGACGCCCAAACGTCCAACTTTTTGACACAGGTGTCCTCCTGTCGCTCATCGAAGCATGACAAGTGCCAAATGCAACACACAAAAACAAGCTTTACCCCTCATCCCTGAGACATAAAGCCTAAACACGTAAATCAGTTATTATAAAAAACGAAGCAGTGTTATTTATTGTGTCTATAAGTATACTCTTTTTATTTTCCGCGGGCAAAGGAAAAGCATACATATTGCAAAGATATGACAAGAGAAAGACAATTTAATTGAAAATAGAGAACCATGGTTTATCTGAAGCAAATCAAACTAATCAATCCGGATATCCATACGAACGGGAGATCATCTCTCCCAAGCATTTAAGATTTCCGCCACATAGACGTTATGCGGATTCCCTGCCATTGCGCTGTACCATTTCTCGTATAAGGCAGGATCAACAAAATGATCCTTATCCATCTTAGTCACGTAAAGGGTTTTGCATTCGAGCGTCAGGCGCGATTCCTCGAAACAAGGATTACCCAGATCGGTAAAATAAGGCGTCAAACCTGTCGCTGCCACCTTGTCGATATCCCGTCCCGATTTCGCCCCGCAAATCTTATGGGCAGTCTTATGCTCTTCTCCTAAAAAGGACAGCGTGAAAGCTCCCTTCGCATCGACAAACTCGCGGGTATAACGTTCCGGACGGATAAAGACGAACACTACCGGCTTGTTCCACAGGAAGCCTACGCCCCCCCAACTCGCCGTCATCATGTTGAACTTGTCCTTGTCGCCGGCGCTTACCAGCATCCACTCTTTTCCGATGATCTCTATAAAATTGTCTTTGACCAGACTCGGTTCTATTGCCTTCATAATTTCACACCTTAGTTAATAATCTTTCAAAGATACGAAAATATTTATTTGTGTGTGCAAAATTTAATATTCTTGTCCATACAGAATATTTTCTTTAGGTTTGCATCTCAATATTCACGTAATTATCAAGACGATAAACTGCCAAATGGAAATACTGAACAACTGGATCAGCGGGATTAACGACCTCCTATGGTCGTATGTTTTAATTATCATGCTGTTAGGATGCGCCTTCCGGTTCACTTTCAAAACCCGTTTCGTCCAGTTCCGTATGTTCCGGGAGATGATACGTGTGCTCGGCGACTCCGCCAACAAAGCCCATGAAGGTGAAAAGCACATCTCATCCTTCCAGGCATTCGCCGTATCGCTTGCCAGCCGTGTCGGGACAGGCAACCTGGCGGGAGTAGCCACAGCCATAGCCGTAGGAGGTCCGGGAGCAGTGTTCTGGATGTGGATCATCGCCCTGTTAGGTTCGGCCAGCGCTTTCGTCGAATCTACACTCGCACAGCTTTACAAACGGAAAGGAAAAGAATCCTTCATCGGGGGGCCCGCCTACTATATGCGATACGGATTGGGACTGAACTGGATGGGCATACTGTTCGCCATCTTGATCTCCGTCACCTTCGGTTTCGCGTTCAACTCGGTACAAAGCAACACGATTTGCGCCGCCATGCAAGGCTCGTTCGGTTTCGATCCGAGGATCGTAGGCGCGGTACTGACCGTACTGACACTTGCCATTATCTTCGGAGGAATCCAGCGAATAGCCAAAGTCAGCAGCGTGATCGTCCCCGTAATGGCATTGGGATACGTGGCGCTCGCCTCGGGGATCGTACTGTTCAATATAACGGAACTGCCGGCCGTCATCAAACTGATCGTAAGCAGCGCTTTCGGATGGGAACAGGCGGCAGGCGGTACGATCGGTGCCGCTCTGATGCAAGGGATCAAGCGCGGCCTGTTCAGCAACGAGGCAGGTATGGGATCGGCTCCGAACGTAGCGGCCACGGCATCCGTCACACATCCGGTCAAACAGGGATTGATCCAGACTTTGGGTGTTTTCACCGACACCCTGCTGATCTGTACCTGCACGGCTTTTATCATCCTGTTCAGCGGGGCGCCGTTGGACGGTTCGGTAAACGGGGTACAACTGACACAGCATGCCCTGACGCTCGAAGTGGGAAAAGCCGGAGGGATATTCGTTGCCGTAGCGATCTTCCTGTTCGCTTTCAGCAGCATTATCGGGAACTACTATTACGGGGAAGCGAACATTCGTTTCATCACACCGAAAAAAAGCGTGCTCTATATCTACCGTCTGGCGGTCGGCGGTATGGTGATGTTCGGGGCGTTAGCAAGTCTGGAACTCGCCTGGAGCCTGGCGGATATCACGATGGCTTTCATGACGATCTGCAACCTGTTCGCCATCTCGTTGCTGAGCAAACAGGCCTTCCTGCTGCTGCACGATTACATTGCTCAAAAACGTAGCGGGATCAAGAGCCCTGTGTTCGACAAGAACAAGCTGCCGGAACTGAAGGACAAGGCGGAATGCTGGTAAACGCTTCTTATTGGTAGATCAGACTGAACAACCGTTCAGGTGCAAAGATCTCGTTGGCGACCTCTCGTATCTCTCCGGCGGTCAGCTTCTCCACCTTGGCGAAGACTTCCGGCAGGGTGTCGTAGCGGTTATAATGGAGAAAGCTCTTACCCAGCCCCAAAAACAAGCCTTCCCGATTATCGCCGGAGACGCCCAATTGTCCGATCACCTGCTTCTTGGCCGCCGCCAACTGGGTCGCGGTCAGCTTCACCTCACGCAGCTTCGCCAGTTCCTTGTAAACAAGCCTGATCGCCTTCTCCTTGTTCTTCGGATCAGTCCCGAAGTAGATGCTTGCCAGCCCCGTATCGGTATAAGAAGTCACGTTCGATTCGACGTTATAGACAAGCCCGTTCTTTTCCCGGAGAGAGACATTCAAACGGTTGTTCATGCCCGGCCCTCCCAAGAGGTTATTCAGCAAGAACAACGGCAGGCGTTTCTCATCGTGCATGCTGTATGCCCGTCCCCCGATCAGCACATGCGCCTGATGGGTATCCTTGTGTATCTGGCGGCTGACGGGAAGGAGCTCGCCGGGTGCCGTCCGGTTACGTGCCGCCATCGGGAAAGCGATATCCGACAGGGTGCTTTCCGCCATCTGCACGATCTTCTTGAACGGAATCCGGCCCATCGAGAAGAACACCATATTTTCGGGGGCATAGAACCGCCTCATAAACGACTTGCCGGACTCGCTGCCGAAACCGAGCAGCGACTGCTCGTCCCCCAAGATGTTATGTCCCAACGCATGTCCGTCGAACAGCAAATTCTCGAATTCATCGAAGATCAGTTCCGAAGGGCTGTCCTCGTATGAATTGATTTCGTCCAGGATCACATCCACCTCCTTCTCGATCTCCTGCTCCGGGAACTGCGAATGGAACACCAGGTCGGACAGCAGTTCGAAAGCCCTCCGGAAATGCTCTTCCATAAAAATAGAATAGACGAAAGTCTCCTCCTTTGTGGTATAGGCGTTCAGCTCCCCTCCCACATTCTCCATCCGATTCAGGATATGCCAGGACTTACGCTTTTCCGTCCCCTTGAATATCATGTGTTCGACAAAGTGAGCCAAGCCAAATTCATCCATTTCCTCATCCCGTGTCCCGGCATTCACGGCAAACCCGCAATACGACACCGGGGATGCAGAAGGAAGATGTACGATACGCAAACCGTTCGGTAAAATATGTGAGAAGTAATCTTTTTCCATGATCCATTCATTAGGAGGCACAAAAGTACAAAAATATAGGTCATTCCATGTGCAGGTATCATTAAAATAGATACTTTTGCACTTTGTTAAGTTCATAACACCATATAGAATCATTTTAAAGGCTATGATAAACGAAGCAATCTCATCCATTCTGCAACAGGAAGCTGAAGCAGTACGCAATATTCCGATAACCGACGGCTATGAAGAGGCTGTGACACTCATTGTGAAACATGTACACGAACTCGGAGGGAATCTGATCACCAGCGGTATGGGAAAAGCAGGACAGATCGCCATGAACATCGCGACCACCTTCTGTTCGACCGGCACGCCTGCCTACTTCCTGCATCCCAGCGAAGCACAACACGGCGACCTCGGCATCGTCCGCAAGAACGATGTCATGCTGCTCATCTCCAACTCCGGCAAGACACGCGAACTGCTCGAACTGGTGGAGCTGACACGCGGTCTCGTACCGGAGATGCAGTTTATCGTTATCACCGGCAACCCCGACAGCCCGCTGGCAGCCGAAGCGACGATCTGCCTGCCGACCGGTGCGCCGAAAGAAGTGTGTCCTTTAGGCCTCACCCCCACCACATCGACCACGGTCATGACGGTGATAGGCGACCTGTTGGTAGTCGGCACCATGAAACGCATCAACTTCGGCTATCCCGACTATGCCAAACGGCATCACGGCGGTTACCTGGGTTCGAAAAGCCGCGAACAGTGTAAAACCGTAAACAAATAAAGAGCATGAGGAAGGTAATCGGCATCGGGGAAACCATTCTCGACATCATCTTCAGGAACAACCGACCCCATACGGCAGTGCCCGGCGGATCGACCTTCAACGGCCTCATCTCGTTAGGACGCCTGGGTGTACCTGTCTCTTTCATCAGCGAAGTGGGAAACGACCATGTCGGCGACATCATACGCGACTTCATGAAGGAAAACAACATTTCCACCCGCTACGTCGACCGTTTCCCGGATGGCAAAAGCCCGATTTCGCTCGCGTTCCTGGACAACGACAGCAATGCCGACTACACTTTCTACAAGGATTATCCGAAGCAACGCCTCG from Parabacteroides merdae ATCC 43184 includes the following:
- a CDS encoding alanine/glycine:cation symporter family protein; translation: MEILNNWISGINDLLWSYVLIIMLLGCAFRFTFKTRFVQFRMFREMIRVLGDSANKAHEGEKHISSFQAFAVSLASRVGTGNLAGVATAIAVGGPGAVFWMWIIALLGSASAFVESTLAQLYKRKGKESFIGGPAYYMRYGLGLNWMGILFAILISVTFGFAFNSVQSNTICAAMQGSFGFDPRIVGAVLTVLTLAIIFGGIQRIAKVSSVIVPVMALGYVALASGIVLFNITELPAVIKLIVSSAFGWEQAAGGTIGAALMQGIKRGLFSNEAGMGSAPNVAATASVTHPVKQGLIQTLGVFTDTLLICTCTAFIILFSGAPLDGSVNGVQLTQHALTLEVGKAGGIFVAVAIFLFAFSSIIGNYYYGEANIRFITPKKSVLYIYRLAVGGMVMFGALASLELAWSLADITMAFMTICNLFAISLLSKQAFLLLHDYIAQKRSGIKSPVFDKNKLPELKDKAECW
- a CDS encoding M16 family metallopeptidase — its product is MEKDYFSHILPNGLRIVHLPSASPVSYCGFAVNAGTRDEEMDEFGLAHFVEHMIFKGTEKRKSWHILNRMENVGGELNAYTTKEETFVYSIFMEEHFRRAFELLSDLVFHSQFPEQEIEKEVDVILDEINSYEDSPSELIFDEFENLLFDGHALGHNILGDEQSLLGFGSESGKSFMRRFYAPENMVFFSMGRIPFKKIVQMAESTLSDIAFPMAARNRTAPGELLPVSRQIHKDTHQAHVLIGGRAYSMHDEKRLPLFLLNNLLGGPGMNNRLNVSLREKNGLVYNVESNVTSYTDTGLASIYFGTDPKNKEKAIRLVYKELAKLREVKLTATQLAAAKKQVIGQLGVSGDNREGLFLGLGKSFLHYNRYDTLPEVFAKVEKLTAGEIREVANEIFAPERLFSLIYQ
- a CDS encoding SIS domain-containing protein; protein product: MINEAISSILQQEAEAVRNIPITDGYEEAVTLIVKHVHELGGNLITSGMGKAGQIAMNIATTFCSTGTPAYFLHPSEAQHGDLGIVRKNDVMLLISNSGKTRELLELVELTRGLVPEMQFIVITGNPDSPLAAEATICLPTGAPKEVCPLGLTPTTSTTVMTVIGDLLVVGTMKRINFGYPDYAKRHHGGYLGSKSREQCKTVNK